From Trichoplusia ni isolate ovarian cell line Hi5 chromosome 20, tn1, whole genome shotgun sequence, a single genomic window includes:
- the LOC113503737 gene encoding uncharacterized protein LOC113503737 isoform X1: MKAGASSSSSSSSSGYSSRKLGWLSSGSNTGCRTLALRADVRTLFSIASASLRVAAAALSLGPVNNSRAMNSRNYRERLIDEVKKYPVLYDTQHEHHRDIDVRDRCWLEISDRLGANSEVLKREWKILRDSMRQALKRSNTGATTKSGLPCKKWRFQSRMAFVLPYMTIRRNQRQIKENIKIDETEAASDDEREHEVWDPGNQLGNQLGNQPGNQLGNQPGPDHDSLDLFFASVCQSTKRLPRKYQSSVKRQVLDTLLRVEEEWENEQSESKVDVSKDYE; the protein is encoded by the exons ATGAAAGCGGGCGCCTCATCTTCCTCTTCCTCGTCCTCATCGGGGTACAGCTCGCGGAAGTTGGGCTGGCTCTCCTCTGGCTCCAACACCGGGTGCCGCACCTTGGCCCTTCGGGCAGACGTCAGAACTCTCTTCAG TATAGCTTCGGCGTCGCTTCGAGTGGCCGCGGCTGCTTTATCGCTCGGGCCAGTGAATAATAGTCGCGCGATGAACTCCCGGAACTACCGCGAGCGGCTGATCGACGAGGTGAAGAAGTACCCGGTGCTGTACGACACGCAGCACGAGCACCACCGCGACATCGACGTGCGCGACCGCTGCTGGCTCGAGATCTCCGACCGCCTCGGCGCCAACA GCGAGGTGTTGAAGCGCGAGTGGAAGATCCTGCGCGACTCGATGCGGCAAGCCTTGAAGCGCAGCAACACCGGCGCCACCACCAAGTCAGGGCTGCCCTGCAAGAAGTGGCGCTTCCAGAGCCGCATGGCCTTCGTGCTGCCCTACATGACCATCAGGAG GAATCAAAGGCAGATTAAGGAGAACATTAAGATAGACGAGACAGAAGCGGCCTCGGACGATGAGCGGGAGCACGAGGTGTGGGACCCGGGCAACCAGCTCGGCAACCAGCTCGGCAACCAGCCCGGCAACCAGCTCGGCAACCAGCCCGGCCCCGACCATGACTCGCTCGATCTTTTCTTCGCTAGCGTCTGCCAAAGTACGAAGCGCTTACCTCGCAAATATCAATCTTCCGTCAAGAGACAAGTACTAGACACACTTTTAAGAGTCGAAGAGGAGTGGGAGAATGAGCAGTCAGAGTCCAAGGTGGACGTCAGCAAGGACTACGAATAA
- the LOC113503737 gene encoding transcription factor Adf-1-like isoform X2 has translation MNSRNYRERLIDEVKKYPVLYDTQHEHHRDIDVRDRCWLEISDRLGANSEVLKREWKILRDSMRQALKRSNTGATTKSGLPCKKWRFQSRMAFVLPYMTIRRNQRQIKENIKIDETEAASDDEREHEVWDPGNQLGNQLGNQPGNQLGNQPGPDHDSLDLFFASVCQSTKRLPRKYQSSVKRQVLDTLLRVEEEWENEQSESKVDVSKDYE, from the exons ATGAACTCCCGGAACTACCGCGAGCGGCTGATCGACGAGGTGAAGAAGTACCCGGTGCTGTACGACACGCAGCACGAGCACCACCGCGACATCGACGTGCGCGACCGCTGCTGGCTCGAGATCTCCGACCGCCTCGGCGCCAACA GCGAGGTGTTGAAGCGCGAGTGGAAGATCCTGCGCGACTCGATGCGGCAAGCCTTGAAGCGCAGCAACACCGGCGCCACCACCAAGTCAGGGCTGCCCTGCAAGAAGTGGCGCTTCCAGAGCCGCATGGCCTTCGTGCTGCCCTACATGACCATCAGGAG GAATCAAAGGCAGATTAAGGAGAACATTAAGATAGACGAGACAGAAGCGGCCTCGGACGATGAGCGGGAGCACGAGGTGTGGGACCCGGGCAACCAGCTCGGCAACCAGCTCGGCAACCAGCCCGGCAACCAGCTCGGCAACCAGCCCGGCCCCGACCATGACTCGCTCGATCTTTTCTTCGCTAGCGTCTGCCAAAGTACGAAGCGCTTACCTCGCAAATATCAATCTTCCGTCAAGAGACAAGTACTAGACACACTTTTAAGAGTCGAAGAGGAGTGGGAGAATGAGCAGTCAGAGTCCAAGGTGGACGTCAGCAAGGACTACGAATAA
- the LOC113503869 gene encoding uncharacterized protein LOC113503869: MDYAELFNFRLDPDGAFLASYGGDTTNLTDVLADLSRLSNLTGAGLIDSYNFSGLGDHLPGALAGNGSHNLTAGRRAEPSYWTHSEIDSNLHVLEIMKQNIYMIQERLRDLEPIIKKNEEDVRFRIAYVFNTIDEWLKDIRTIYYAMSRVRYYKWRVKKHLLYYEHVLRKNIDITYSVELVIHMHVNFMARMNEIVPAEQRKALKEMNKQKDAMAKLNQSTIDMIKRNQSGQKPGRRTLTRLPQS, encoded by the coding sequence ATGGATTATGCGGAGCTGTTTAACTTCAGGCTAGACCCTGACGGCGCGTTTCTAGCCTCGTATGGCGGCGACACGACAAACCTGACCGACGTCCTCGCTGACTTAAGTAGGTTAAGCAACCTGACAGGCGCTGGGCTTATCGACTCCTACAACTTCAGCGGCCTCGGAGACCATCTGCCTGGCGCGCTCGCCGGCAACGGTTCCCACAACCTCACTGCTGGGCGCCGAGCTGAACCTAGCTACTGGACGCATTCAGAAATAGACTCGAATCTACATGTATTAGAAATTAtgaagcaaaatatttacatgattCAGGAACGACTGAGGGATCTCGAAcccatcattaaaaaaaacgaggaAGACGTTAGATTCCGAATAGCGTACGTCTTCAACACGATTGACGAGTGGTTGAAAGATATAAGAACCATTTACTATGCAATGTCCAGGGTCCGCTATTACAAGTGGCGCGTGAAGAAGCACCTTCTGTACTACGAGCACGTcctgagaaagaacatagacaTCACGTACAGCGTGGAGCTCGTCATCCACATGCACGTCAACTTCATGGCCAGGATGAACGAGATCGTTCCGGCCGAGCAGCGCAAGGCCCTCAAGGAGATGAACAAACAGAAGGACGCCATGGCAAAACTCAATCAGAGCACCATAGACATGATTAAGAGGAACCAATCCGGTCAGAAACCTGGGCGACGGACACTCACCAGACTGCCGCAGTCATAG